Proteins from a genomic interval of Lolium perenne isolate Kyuss_39 chromosome 1, Kyuss_2.0, whole genome shotgun sequence:
- the LOC127318846 gene encoding probable LRR receptor-like serine/threonine-protein kinase At1g06840 isoform X2 has protein sequence MWNNLSGSIPKEIGNITTLKLILLNGNQLSGSLPDEIGNLQNLNRLQVDQNQIVGPIPKSFANLRSAKHIHMNNNSLSGQIPSELSRLPVLLHLLVDNNNLSGSLPPEFAGAPALKILQADNNNFSGSSIPNTYNNISTLLKLSLRNCSLQGTIPDLSGISQLVYLDLSWNKLTGSIPTNKLASNITTIDLSQNMLNGTVPFNFSGLPNLQILSVENNHLDGAVPSTIWNDVILTGNRSLILDFQNNSLKTIPAAFNPPQNVTVMLSGNPVCGNSSGTPIDNFCQPRSANQQTSKQIQGTSLNCSPCPTDKNYEYNPSSPIPCFCAVPLGVGLRLKSPGITDFYPYEGAFGADVTSLLELFVYQLHIEHYIWEVGPRLNMHLKLFPSNTSLFNMSEVVRLRHVLAGWEITLLDLFGPYELLNFTLGSYADEYPNAASSGVSKAAMGGILASTIVVAFALSTVATILIMRRRSRHRSRTVSRRSLSRFSVKIDGVRCFKFEEMARATNNFDILAQVGQGGYGKVYRGTLDDGEIVAIKRAHEDSLQGSKEFCTEIELLSRLHHRNLVSLVGYCDEEDEQMLVYEFMPNGTLRDHLSSKSKRSPGFGLRLHIALGASKGILYLHTDANPPIFHRDVKASNILLDSKFVAKVADFGLSRLAPVPDIEGTLAGHVSTVVKGTPGYLDPEYFLTHKLTDKSDVYSLGVVFLEMLTGMKPIEHGKNIVREVNKAYQSGDISEIVDSRMGLCPPDCINRFLLLATKCCQDETDDRPSMSEIVRELEAIMRMMPEVDFVLLETTGTDSADMTKSLSTASATGTSFVSQTSGSVNANSGVLSGVLTPR, from the exons ATGTGGAACAATTTATCAGGAAGCATCCCAAAAGAGATAGGCAACATCACTACACTCAAACTAAT ACTACTGAATGGCAATCAGCTGTCTGGTTCCTTACCAGATGAGATTGGCAACCTTCAAAACTTAAACAGGTTACAAGTTGACCAAAACCAAATAGTAGGCCCGATTCCGAAGTCATTTGCCAACCTAAGAAGTGCGAAACATAT TCACATGAACAACAATTCATTAAGTGGACAAATCCCATCTGAATTGTCAAGACTGCCAGTGCTTCTTCACCT CCTTGTTGATAATAACAATCTGTCCGGATCTCTTCCTCCCGAATTTGCGGGGGCACCTGCTTTGAAAATACT TCAGGCTGACAACAATAACTTCAGCGGAAGTTCCATCCCTAATACATACAACAACATATCAACATTACTGAAGCT GAGTCTTAGAAACTGCAGCTTGCAGGGCACCATTCCTGATCTGAGTGGCATTTCTCAACTTGTCTATCT GGATCTTAGCTGGAACAAGCTGACAGGATCTATACCGACTAATAAGCTTGCTTCAAACATCACTACAAT TGATTTGTCACAGAACATGCTTAATGGAACGGTCCCATTTAACTTCTCAGGACTTCCTAATCTTCAGATTTT GTCTGTTGAAAACAATCATCTAGATGGTGCTGTTCCCTCGACAATCTGGAATGACGTCATTCTTACTGGAAATCGGAGCCTTATCCT ggACTTCCAAAATAATTCTCTGAAGACAATTCCAGCTGCATTTAATCCTCCCCAAAATGTTACTGTAAT GTTGAGTGGAAACCCTGTATGTGGGAATTCTAGTGGAACTCCAATAGACAACTTTTGTCAACCCCGGTCAGCAAACCAGCAAACTTCTAAACAGATACAGGGCACTAGCTTAAATTGTTCGCCTTGCCCaacggataaaaattatgagtacaACCCGTCATCTCCTATACCTTGTTTTTGTGCCGTGCCACTTGGAGTTGGACTTCGACTGAAGAGTCCGGGAATCACAGACTTCTATCCATATGAAGGTGCCTTTGGGGCCGACGTAACATCTTTATTGGAACTGTTTGTTTACCAGCTGCATATTGAGCATTACATATGGGAGGTGGGCCCAAGGCTCAACATGCATCTGAAATTATTTCCAAGCAATACAAGTTTGTTCAATATGTCCGAGGTTGTGCGACTCAGACATGTACTTGCCGGATGGGAAATTACTCTTCTAGATCTGTTTGGTCCATATGAGCTTCTCAACTTCACGCTTGGTTCCTATGCAGATG AGTACCCAAATGCAGCTTCATCAGGTGTGAGCAAGGCTGCGATGGGTGGTATCCTGGCAAGCACAATAGTTGTCGCGTTTGCACTTTCTACAGTAGCTACTATTCTTATAATGAGAAGGCGTTCAAGACATAGAAGTAGAACAGTTTCAAGACGATCAT TGTCAAGATTTTCTGTCAAAATTGATGGTGTGAGGTGCTTCAAATTTGAAGAAATGGCTAGGGCCACCAATAACTTTGATATACTAGCTCAAGTTGGTCAAGGAGGTTATGGAAAGGTCTATAGAGGGACTCTAGATGATGGAGAAATTGTAGCAATCAAACGGGCACATGAGGATTCTCTGCAAGGTTCAAAGGAGTTCTGCACAGAAATAGAGTTGTTATCCAGATTGCATCATCGGAATCTGGTTTCATTAGTTGGTTATtgtgatgaagaagatgaacag ATGCTAGTTTATGAGTTCATGCCAAACGGCACTTTACGCGATCATCTTTCTT CCAAGTCCAAACGATCTCCTGGCTTTGGTTTGAGGTTGCACATTGCATTGGGTGCTTCCAAGGGAATTCTGTATCTACACACTGATGCAAACCCTCCTATATTTCACCGTGATGTGAAGGCCAGTAACATTCTGTTGGACTCAAAATTTGTTGCCAAGGTGGCTGACTTTGGTCTTTCGAGGCTTGCTCCGGTGCCAGATATTGAAGGGACATTAGCAGGTCATGTTTCCACTGTTGTTAAAGGCACACCG GGGTATCTTGATCCAGAATACTTCCTGACTCATAAATTGACGGACAAGAGTGACGTGTATAGCCTTGGCGTTGTGTTTCTTGAAATGCTGACTGGGATGAAGCCAATTGAGCATGGTAAAAACATAGTGAGAGAG GTAAACAAAGCGTACCAATCAGGCGATATTTCTGAAATCGTTGACAGCCGGATGGGGCTGTGTCCTCCAGACTGCATCAACAGGTTCCTCTTGCTAGCAACCAAGTGCTGTCAGGACGAGACTGATGACAGACCTTCCATGTCAGAGATCGTCCGAGAACTCGAGGCCATCATGAGGATGATGCCCGAGGTGGATTTTGTTTTGCTGGAGACCACAGGCACAGACTCGGCTGATATGACCAAATCCTTGTCAACTGCTTCAGCAACTGGAACTTCCTTTGTCTCACAGACTTCTGGCA
- the LOC127318846 gene encoding probable LRR receptor-like serine/threonine-protein kinase At1g06840 isoform X1 translates to MASYGGDLCVVVILVALLPCLDVALGQSTDPSEVDALRAIKGSLLDPMNNLDNWNRGDPCTSNWTGVFCHKTSDAHLHVTELQLFKRNLSGTLAPEVSLLSQLKTLDFMWNNLSGSIPKEIGNITTLKLILLNGNQLSGSLPDEIGNLQNLNRLQVDQNQIVGPIPKSFANLRSAKHIHMNNNSLSGQIPSELSRLPVLLHLLVDNNNLSGSLPPEFAGAPALKILQADNNNFSGSSIPNTYNNISTLLKLSLRNCSLQGTIPDLSGISQLVYLDLSWNKLTGSIPTNKLASNITTIDLSQNMLNGTVPFNFSGLPNLQILSVENNHLDGAVPSTIWNDVILTGNRSLILDFQNNSLKTIPAAFNPPQNVTVMLSGNPVCGNSSGTPIDNFCQPRSANQQTSKQIQGTSLNCSPCPTDKNYEYNPSSPIPCFCAVPLGVGLRLKSPGITDFYPYEGAFGADVTSLLELFVYQLHIEHYIWEVGPRLNMHLKLFPSNTSLFNMSEVVRLRHVLAGWEITLLDLFGPYELLNFTLGSYADEYPNAASSGVSKAAMGGILASTIVVAFALSTVATILIMRRRSRHRSRTVSRRSLSRFSVKIDGVRCFKFEEMARATNNFDILAQVGQGGYGKVYRGTLDDGEIVAIKRAHEDSLQGSKEFCTEIELLSRLHHRNLVSLVGYCDEEDEQMLVYEFMPNGTLRDHLSSKSKRSPGFGLRLHIALGASKGILYLHTDANPPIFHRDVKASNILLDSKFVAKVADFGLSRLAPVPDIEGTLAGHVSTVVKGTPGYLDPEYFLTHKLTDKSDVYSLGVVFLEMLTGMKPIEHGKNIVREVNKAYQSGDISEIVDSRMGLCPPDCINRFLLLATKCCQDETDDRPSMSEIVRELEAIMRMMPEVDFVLLETTGTDSADMTKSLSTASATGTSFVSQTSGSVNANSGVLSGVLTPR, encoded by the exons ATGGCCAGTTATGGAGGTGACCTCTGTGTTGTGGTTATCCTGGTCGCCTTGCTCCCCTGTTTGGACGTTGCACTGGGGCAGAGTACTGACccttcagaag TCGATGCACTCAGGGCTATCAAGGGAAGCTTACTTGATCCTATGAATAACCTTGACAACTGGAACAGGGGAGACCCATGCACATCAAACTGGACAGGAGTTTTCTGCCACAAAACCAGTGATGCACATCTTCATGTAACAGAATT ACAGCTGTTTAAGAGGAACCTGTCTGGAACTTTGGCGCCAGAGGTCAGTCTTCTATCTCAGCTGAAAACACT GGACTTTATGTGGAACAATTTATCAGGAAGCATCCCAAAAGAGATAGGCAACATCACTACACTCAAACTAAT ACTACTGAATGGCAATCAGCTGTCTGGTTCCTTACCAGATGAGATTGGCAACCTTCAAAACTTAAACAGGTTACAAGTTGACCAAAACCAAATAGTAGGCCCGATTCCGAAGTCATTTGCCAACCTAAGAAGTGCGAAACATAT TCACATGAACAACAATTCATTAAGTGGACAAATCCCATCTGAATTGTCAAGACTGCCAGTGCTTCTTCACCT CCTTGTTGATAATAACAATCTGTCCGGATCTCTTCCTCCCGAATTTGCGGGGGCACCTGCTTTGAAAATACT TCAGGCTGACAACAATAACTTCAGCGGAAGTTCCATCCCTAATACATACAACAACATATCAACATTACTGAAGCT GAGTCTTAGAAACTGCAGCTTGCAGGGCACCATTCCTGATCTGAGTGGCATTTCTCAACTTGTCTATCT GGATCTTAGCTGGAACAAGCTGACAGGATCTATACCGACTAATAAGCTTGCTTCAAACATCACTACAAT TGATTTGTCACAGAACATGCTTAATGGAACGGTCCCATTTAACTTCTCAGGACTTCCTAATCTTCAGATTTT GTCTGTTGAAAACAATCATCTAGATGGTGCTGTTCCCTCGACAATCTGGAATGACGTCATTCTTACTGGAAATCGGAGCCTTATCCT ggACTTCCAAAATAATTCTCTGAAGACAATTCCAGCTGCATTTAATCCTCCCCAAAATGTTACTGTAAT GTTGAGTGGAAACCCTGTATGTGGGAATTCTAGTGGAACTCCAATAGACAACTTTTGTCAACCCCGGTCAGCAAACCAGCAAACTTCTAAACAGATACAGGGCACTAGCTTAAATTGTTCGCCTTGCCCaacggataaaaattatgagtacaACCCGTCATCTCCTATACCTTGTTTTTGTGCCGTGCCACTTGGAGTTGGACTTCGACTGAAGAGTCCGGGAATCACAGACTTCTATCCATATGAAGGTGCCTTTGGGGCCGACGTAACATCTTTATTGGAACTGTTTGTTTACCAGCTGCATATTGAGCATTACATATGGGAGGTGGGCCCAAGGCTCAACATGCATCTGAAATTATTTCCAAGCAATACAAGTTTGTTCAATATGTCCGAGGTTGTGCGACTCAGACATGTACTTGCCGGATGGGAAATTACTCTTCTAGATCTGTTTGGTCCATATGAGCTTCTCAACTTCACGCTTGGTTCCTATGCAGATG AGTACCCAAATGCAGCTTCATCAGGTGTGAGCAAGGCTGCGATGGGTGGTATCCTGGCAAGCACAATAGTTGTCGCGTTTGCACTTTCTACAGTAGCTACTATTCTTATAATGAGAAGGCGTTCAAGACATAGAAGTAGAACAGTTTCAAGACGATCAT TGTCAAGATTTTCTGTCAAAATTGATGGTGTGAGGTGCTTCAAATTTGAAGAAATGGCTAGGGCCACCAATAACTTTGATATACTAGCTCAAGTTGGTCAAGGAGGTTATGGAAAGGTCTATAGAGGGACTCTAGATGATGGAGAAATTGTAGCAATCAAACGGGCACATGAGGATTCTCTGCAAGGTTCAAAGGAGTTCTGCACAGAAATAGAGTTGTTATCCAGATTGCATCATCGGAATCTGGTTTCATTAGTTGGTTATtgtgatgaagaagatgaacag ATGCTAGTTTATGAGTTCATGCCAAACGGCACTTTACGCGATCATCTTTCTT CCAAGTCCAAACGATCTCCTGGCTTTGGTTTGAGGTTGCACATTGCATTGGGTGCTTCCAAGGGAATTCTGTATCTACACACTGATGCAAACCCTCCTATATTTCACCGTGATGTGAAGGCCAGTAACATTCTGTTGGACTCAAAATTTGTTGCCAAGGTGGCTGACTTTGGTCTTTCGAGGCTTGCTCCGGTGCCAGATATTGAAGGGACATTAGCAGGTCATGTTTCCACTGTTGTTAAAGGCACACCG GGGTATCTTGATCCAGAATACTTCCTGACTCATAAATTGACGGACAAGAGTGACGTGTATAGCCTTGGCGTTGTGTTTCTTGAAATGCTGACTGGGATGAAGCCAATTGAGCATGGTAAAAACATAGTGAGAGAG GTAAACAAAGCGTACCAATCAGGCGATATTTCTGAAATCGTTGACAGCCGGATGGGGCTGTGTCCTCCAGACTGCATCAACAGGTTCCTCTTGCTAGCAACCAAGTGCTGTCAGGACGAGACTGATGACAGACCTTCCATGTCAGAGATCGTCCGAGAACTCGAGGCCATCATGAGGATGATGCCCGAGGTGGATTTTGTTTTGCTGGAGACCACAGGCACAGACTCGGCTGATATGACCAAATCCTTGTCAACTGCTTCAGCAACTGGAACTTCCTTTGTCTCACAGACTTCTGGCA
- the LOC127318846 gene encoding probable LRR receptor-like serine/threonine-protein kinase At1g06840 isoform X3 encodes MNNNSLSGQIPSELSRLPVLLHLLVDNNNLSGSLPPEFAGAPALKILQADNNNFSGSSIPNTYNNISTLLKLSLRNCSLQGTIPDLSGISQLVYLDLSWNKLTGSIPTNKLASNITTIDLSQNMLNGTVPFNFSGLPNLQILSVENNHLDGAVPSTIWNDVILTGNRSLILDFQNNSLKTIPAAFNPPQNVTVMLSGNPVCGNSSGTPIDNFCQPRSANQQTSKQIQGTSLNCSPCPTDKNYEYNPSSPIPCFCAVPLGVGLRLKSPGITDFYPYEGAFGADVTSLLELFVYQLHIEHYIWEVGPRLNMHLKLFPSNTSLFNMSEVVRLRHVLAGWEITLLDLFGPYELLNFTLGSYADEYPNAASSGVSKAAMGGILASTIVVAFALSTVATILIMRRRSRHRSRTVSRRSLSRFSVKIDGVRCFKFEEMARATNNFDILAQVGQGGYGKVYRGTLDDGEIVAIKRAHEDSLQGSKEFCTEIELLSRLHHRNLVSLVGYCDEEDEQMLVYEFMPNGTLRDHLSSKSKRSPGFGLRLHIALGASKGILYLHTDANPPIFHRDVKASNILLDSKFVAKVADFGLSRLAPVPDIEGTLAGHVSTVVKGTPGYLDPEYFLTHKLTDKSDVYSLGVVFLEMLTGMKPIEHGKNIVREVNKAYQSGDISEIVDSRMGLCPPDCINRFLLLATKCCQDETDDRPSMSEIVRELEAIMRMMPEVDFVLLETTGTDSADMTKSLSTASATGTSFVSQTSGSVNANSGVLSGVLTPR; translated from the exons ATGAACAACAATTCATTAAGTGGACAAATCCCATCTGAATTGTCAAGACTGCCAGTGCTTCTTCACCT CCTTGTTGATAATAACAATCTGTCCGGATCTCTTCCTCCCGAATTTGCGGGGGCACCTGCTTTGAAAATACT TCAGGCTGACAACAATAACTTCAGCGGAAGTTCCATCCCTAATACATACAACAACATATCAACATTACTGAAGCT GAGTCTTAGAAACTGCAGCTTGCAGGGCACCATTCCTGATCTGAGTGGCATTTCTCAACTTGTCTATCT GGATCTTAGCTGGAACAAGCTGACAGGATCTATACCGACTAATAAGCTTGCTTCAAACATCACTACAAT TGATTTGTCACAGAACATGCTTAATGGAACGGTCCCATTTAACTTCTCAGGACTTCCTAATCTTCAGATTTT GTCTGTTGAAAACAATCATCTAGATGGTGCTGTTCCCTCGACAATCTGGAATGACGTCATTCTTACTGGAAATCGGAGCCTTATCCT ggACTTCCAAAATAATTCTCTGAAGACAATTCCAGCTGCATTTAATCCTCCCCAAAATGTTACTGTAAT GTTGAGTGGAAACCCTGTATGTGGGAATTCTAGTGGAACTCCAATAGACAACTTTTGTCAACCCCGGTCAGCAAACCAGCAAACTTCTAAACAGATACAGGGCACTAGCTTAAATTGTTCGCCTTGCCCaacggataaaaattatgagtacaACCCGTCATCTCCTATACCTTGTTTTTGTGCCGTGCCACTTGGAGTTGGACTTCGACTGAAGAGTCCGGGAATCACAGACTTCTATCCATATGAAGGTGCCTTTGGGGCCGACGTAACATCTTTATTGGAACTGTTTGTTTACCAGCTGCATATTGAGCATTACATATGGGAGGTGGGCCCAAGGCTCAACATGCATCTGAAATTATTTCCAAGCAATACAAGTTTGTTCAATATGTCCGAGGTTGTGCGACTCAGACATGTACTTGCCGGATGGGAAATTACTCTTCTAGATCTGTTTGGTCCATATGAGCTTCTCAACTTCACGCTTGGTTCCTATGCAGATG AGTACCCAAATGCAGCTTCATCAGGTGTGAGCAAGGCTGCGATGGGTGGTATCCTGGCAAGCACAATAGTTGTCGCGTTTGCACTTTCTACAGTAGCTACTATTCTTATAATGAGAAGGCGTTCAAGACATAGAAGTAGAACAGTTTCAAGACGATCAT TGTCAAGATTTTCTGTCAAAATTGATGGTGTGAGGTGCTTCAAATTTGAAGAAATGGCTAGGGCCACCAATAACTTTGATATACTAGCTCAAGTTGGTCAAGGAGGTTATGGAAAGGTCTATAGAGGGACTCTAGATGATGGAGAAATTGTAGCAATCAAACGGGCACATGAGGATTCTCTGCAAGGTTCAAAGGAGTTCTGCACAGAAATAGAGTTGTTATCCAGATTGCATCATCGGAATCTGGTTTCATTAGTTGGTTATtgtgatgaagaagatgaacag ATGCTAGTTTATGAGTTCATGCCAAACGGCACTTTACGCGATCATCTTTCTT CCAAGTCCAAACGATCTCCTGGCTTTGGTTTGAGGTTGCACATTGCATTGGGTGCTTCCAAGGGAATTCTGTATCTACACACTGATGCAAACCCTCCTATATTTCACCGTGATGTGAAGGCCAGTAACATTCTGTTGGACTCAAAATTTGTTGCCAAGGTGGCTGACTTTGGTCTTTCGAGGCTTGCTCCGGTGCCAGATATTGAAGGGACATTAGCAGGTCATGTTTCCACTGTTGTTAAAGGCACACCG GGGTATCTTGATCCAGAATACTTCCTGACTCATAAATTGACGGACAAGAGTGACGTGTATAGCCTTGGCGTTGTGTTTCTTGAAATGCTGACTGGGATGAAGCCAATTGAGCATGGTAAAAACATAGTGAGAGAG GTAAACAAAGCGTACCAATCAGGCGATATTTCTGAAATCGTTGACAGCCGGATGGGGCTGTGTCCTCCAGACTGCATCAACAGGTTCCTCTTGCTAGCAACCAAGTGCTGTCAGGACGAGACTGATGACAGACCTTCCATGTCAGAGATCGTCCGAGAACTCGAGGCCATCATGAGGATGATGCCCGAGGTGGATTTTGTTTTGCTGGAGACCACAGGCACAGACTCGGCTGATATGACCAAATCCTTGTCAACTGCTTCAGCAACTGGAACTTCCTTTGTCTCACAGACTTCTGGCA